The Haliaeetus albicilla chromosome 19, bHalAlb1.1, whole genome shotgun sequence genome has a segment encoding these proteins:
- the AICDA gene encoding single-stranded DNA cytosine deaminase has product MRLDSLLMKRKLFLYNFKNLRWAKGRRETYLCYVVKRRDSATSCSLDFGYLRNKMGCHVEVLFLRYISAWDLDPGRCYRITWFTSWSPCYDCARHVADFLRAYPNLTLRIFTARLYFCEDRKAEPEGLRRLHRAGAQIAIMTFKDYFYCWNTFVENREKTFKAWEGLHENAVHLSRKLRRILLPLYEVDDLRDAFKTLGL; this is encoded by the exons atgaGACTTGACAG cctcctGATGAAGAGGAAACTCTTCCTCTACAACTTCAAGAACCTGCGCTGGGCCAAGGGCCGGCGTGAAACCTACCTCTGCTATGTTGTAAAGCGCCGTGACAGCGCTACATCATGCTCCCTGGACTTCGGATACCTGCGCAATAAG ATGGGCTGTCACGTGGAGGTGCTCTTCCTGCGCTACATCTCAGCCTGGGACCTGGACCCGGGCCGCTGCTACCGTATCACCTGGTTCACCTCCTGGAGCCCCTGCTACGACTGCGCCCGGCACGTGGCCGACTTTCTGCGCGCCTACcccaacctgaccctccgcatCTTCACCGCCCGCCTCTACTTCTGTGAGGACCGCAAGGCAGAGCCGGAGGGGCTGAGGCGCCTGCACAGGGCCGGGGCCCAGATTGCCATCATGACCTTCAAAG ATTACTTCTACTGCTGGAACACGTTTGTGGAGAACAGGGAAAAGACATTCAAAGCCTGGGAAGGGCTGCATGAAAACGCTGTCCATCTGTCCAGGAAACTTCGACGGATCCTCCTG CCACTGTACGAAGTAGATGATTTACGAGATGCCTTTAAAACTCTGGGACTTTGA